Part of the Woronichinia naegeliana WA131 genome, TGGGTAAAACTTTTGCCGATCGCATTGTCAAAAACAGATTGATAAAGTAGAAGGGCAGAAACTCGATGATAGAGTGTACGGCTCGATGTAATAGCAAACAAATTCTCCATTGTAGTCCTCTATAGTCCTCAATTTTCTTTCAGTTTACGTTACTAGTGATCCAGCATTACCAGGAGGTAGCTCAGTTACCTGACAAGTACAAATACTTAGGAGCTGAGCCTTTCTTTGACAAAAATCTGACCAGTAGATTTATCGGGGGAATCATTATAATTAGGATTTACTCAATCAAGGTATAAGGTATGCCAGATAGTGTTCCATTTTGGCTTGGTTTAGATGGGTGCGACCTTTAGTTGATAAAAGCTGTTGTAATCAGGGTTCTACAGGGAACCCATATTGATCAAGTTTTGCCCAAAATTGACTCCATCGTTCCTTGGTCAATACCAAAGCTCGTAGGCTCAAAATAATTCCTGCTCCTTTTTCCTTCCATCGCATCCCTGAACAACATAATCGTTGTTTGACCAACGTCTTACAAGCTGCTTCCGTAACACCTGAACCAATCGGATACTTTTTCTCTAAGTATTCAGCATAATCCATTTGATGCTGATGATTCTCGTAATAAGTAATCGCCGCTTGTAGTTTCTCGGTAAGATTCTTAGAATGACTTTTTTCTTCTTTGACTTCTTTCATCAGATTTAGCAGTTCTCCTGCTTTTCCTTTTTCATGCTTGAGTTCTCGACAATTTTCAGTCAACCATTCTTTTTGTTTTGACACGGTATTCGGATGCAACGCTTCTGCCAAGGCACCTAAGTAACCAGAGGCATGATAGAAATCTAATATCTGTTCTTCCGTTTGCTTTTCTAAAAACTTCCAATTTGATTCTGCCCCGTCTGCTATCCCGACCAATGTTGCCTCTGGATAACGGTTTTTCGCTCGCTCAATTTCTCTTTCTAATCTTTCTAGAAAACTCTTTTTTCCATACTCTGGTGCCGCACCTAGATAGATTGTAGGTTGACGTTCGCCTTCACTATCGTATAGGGAAACGGTTCCCACCATTGCTTCACGGTAGCCATCCTCACACATCAGCATACAGGTTCCATCTAATCCTATTCCCACTGTTGCAATTTGGCTATCCTCCTTGGGCGGGGCATAACTCCACGCTTCTTCTTTTGCCTGTACCACACTTCCTGCTGCTTCACTCAATCTTTGGATATAGGATAGCGCTACTTTTCTACCATGATTTTCTAATAAATCATTTTTCACCTCTTTGCCTGCCATCCCTGACATTTTTGAGGATACCTGTTTTGCCAATAATGGCGTTGATGTTATGATTATCCTTGCTTCTCTTTCTAAGGGGCAATACGTTTTTCCTCAAAGGTGAACGCTGATATACATGACGATTCACTATAACCTCACCATAAGGTGTTTGATATTCTTTCGGTTGCTCTCCCTTACTCTTCCAGATTTCTTCACCGATTTTTAAGGGTGAACCATCTGTATCTAAATATTTCAAGGCTTCTTTGCTGGCGATGCAACCTACTTCGTTTAAGCCTTTTTGAATATTTATTTCTGTATCCAACATTGAACGACTGAGTTCTAATGTTAGTTCTATTTTTATCTTTGAACCCTCTACATTAATTAGTTTTGCTGTCATCATTGTTTCCTCTTTGTCACTTTTCATCTCATGTTAACACTTTTCTTTTCCTTCATCAACTAAAGGTCACACCCGTTTAGATGAGTATGAAATTATTTTTTTCGAGCCTTGCTTGAGGAAAAGCCTGTTATTTAAGCTTCTCACAAAATGAAATAAAGTCTCTAAAAGTCTGTAAATGTTCAGGCTCTTGGTCGATTCGCTTTAATAATTGTTCAAAATAATGTTTCTCCTGGGCATCTCTGGGCCTTGTTTTAGTATATTTTAATCCCTTGGCGTTAAATATTGCTTTCAGATAAATTTCGTGAAATTCAGCATAGTAATCTTGATTATACTTGCCCAGCAACTCTGGATCATAACGAGAAACGTCATAGTAATTAGTATAATCAATAAGTGGTTTTTCTAAGGGTTGTCTAGAATCAAATAATTTGCGATTTCCTAATAACCAAGTTTCAATACACCGATTCTGAACAAAGATTTTTAAGGGAATTGAAGTCAGATCAATTTTCTTTTTTTCAAGAAATTGATAAATATAATCTTGACGTTCTTGAACACTTTCTTCGTCAGCATCAACGCAAAGTATTAAGTAGTCATATTTTTGAGATGATTGAATATTATCAAGAGCTTTATGAATCCCATCGTCTAAGATCCCAGGAAAGCCATAATCACCAATAATATAGTAGCAATTTTGAGTGACTTGATCATGAAATTTAACCTGCTGAAAATTGGGTAGTAAATATTTTAGCCATGTCCGATACAGGATTATTTCAGTTACACCTTCTACTAAAAAATAAAGATTCATTATATTCCACTATCTTGCTCATCATCTTTAAGGACATTAATTAAATCGATATAGGCTTTCTGTCTAGATTTAGCAATATGAAAATCCTCGGCACTTTTAACCGTAACATTTCCCCCTTGACGAGTAACAATTTTCCAGTGAGATGGTCGAATGTTATTAATAACATAGGGATGATGACTAGTTATAATGAACTGCAATTGATTAGGAGAGTCATTTATGTCTTCTGTTACCGCATCTAGACAGTTAACACCTAAACTATTTTCAAATTCGTCGATTAGAATTACACTTCCGGGCAGAGAAAAATAAAGTTCACTGAGATGCAGGAGTGTTTTAAGCATTCCTGATGATACTTCAGCTTGAGAAATTAGCCAGTCAGAATGCTTTTCCTTGAATCTTATATCCAGAACAAGCTCATCAATATCAATAGAATAATATATTGCCTCGACTTTCTCTATAGAAGAAAATATTTCCTTAAATTTAGTCGTGATTTCTCTAAAGTATTTAGGAACCAAAAAAGCTGATAATACAAGTTTTCCTTTCATAGAAATTCTTTCATTCTGAATCAAGGATAGAATTTCACTGTCCATTAAATCCTTAGAACATTGCTGATAATCTTCAAAAGTTACCTTTTTAAACAAAACACTATTTCTATTAAAACCTTTAAAACCACTAAAACCATTTTCATATTCTTCATCTGTATTGGAACGGAAAGCATCATCTTCAAACAATGCCGCTTGACTAATTTTAATCAAGCTAAACTCTTTGCTGAGTATTTTAACATCTTCTTCACCATTAAATAAACTAATTAAACTTTGTTTTTGAGAAAGCTTGACAATAACATTTTCATTATTAAAGGTGATTGTCTCTTGTTTTCTCTGAATAGATAATGGTGATTCTTGTTTGTTATGAGACAAAGATTCATAAATAATTTTAGGATTGGGAAAATCACTTTCATCTTCTTCAGACGCAATTTTGGAAAATTTATTTTCACTTTTGTCAACATTTTGACGTTGATTTTCAGTATTCCCA contains:
- a CDS encoding ATP-binding protein, which produces MKILELAYEDKVTGWKLNPVQFSDLNLLVGVSGVGKTKILKAILKIKAIAKGFRYRGIKWSIRFLTIDQVEYQWEGEFDFGNTENQRQNVDKSENKFSKIASEEDESDFPNPKIIYESLSHNKQESPLSIQRKQETITFNNENVIVKLSQKQSLISLFNGEEDVKILSKEFSLIKISQAALFEDDAFRSNTDEEYENGFSGFKGFNRNSVLFKKVTFEDYQQCSKDLMDSEILSLIQNERISMKGKLVLSAFLVPKYFREITTKFKEIFSSIEKVEAIYYSIDIDELVLDIRFKEKHSDWLISQAEVSSGMLKTLLHLSELYFSLPGSVILIDEFENSLGVNCLDAVTEDINDSPNQLQFIITSHHPYVINNIRPSHWKIVTRQGGNVTVKSAEDFHIAKSRQKAYIDLINVLKDDEQDSGI